The Humulus lupulus chromosome 4, drHumLupu1.1, whole genome shotgun sequence genome has a window encoding:
- the LOC133830400 gene encoding AAA-ATPase At3g28580-like, which yields MNLSMFSLFLAYMNRFNSSKSSNAKVQPRAISKTSQKSLQTVPSTMAETWATLSSTIASIMFAWAIVCQYSPYEVRHLIDKFKKRLKDYLNPYIQISIHEFTGDRMKRSEGYNLVEAYLSCNTSRSAKRLRADLETDGESLVLSMDDYEKITDEFQGVQVWWGLGKISASSRSNYAEQGKRYYKLTFHKKHRELVTKSYLDHVMKQGKEIRTRNRQRRLYTNCANSIKMSSGMWSHIPFDHKASFETMGLDYAKKKEIVEDLLAFSMNKEFYERAGKAWKRGYLLYGPPGTGKSTMIAAMANLLNYDVYDLELTAVKDNTDLRRLLIETTSKSIIVIEDIDCSLDLTGQRKEKKVEKSCLVDEKETEKEKEKPKREKKPKEEGNSGRVTLSGLLNFIDGIWSACGTERLIVFTTNHIEKLDPALIRRGRMDMHIKLSYCSFEGFKVLAKNYLNLENHQMFDRIESLIGETKMTPADVSENLMPKSPHDDPEKYLLNLIKALEEAKEAAAKKKDKKSKEIEPAKKEEVLSQDSLDIEKTE from the coding sequence ATGAATCTCTCTATGTTCTCTCTTTTCCTAGCTTACATGAACCGTTTCAACAGCAGTAAGAGCAGCAATGCAAAGGTCCAACCCAGAGCGATCTCAAAAACCTCACAAAAGAGTCTTCAAACGGTGCCTTCAACTATGGCAGAGACATGGGCCACGCTGAGCTCAACCATAGCCAGCATCATGTTTGCTTGGGCCATAGTTTGCCAGTACTCTCCATACGAAGTCCGCCACTTAATCGACAAGTTCAagaaaagactcaaagactaccTCAACCCTTACATTCAAATTTCGATCCATGAATTCACTGGCGACCGCATGAAACGTAGTGAAGGTTACAACTTGGTTGAAGCTTACTTGAGCTGCAACACTTCCCGTAGTGCTAAGAGACTCAGAGCCGACCTTGAGACTGATGGAGAGAGCTTGGTTTTGAGCATGGATGACTATGAGAAAATCACAGATGAGTTTCAAGGTGTTCAAGTTTGGTGGGGTTTGGGAAAGATATCTGCATCTTCAAGGTCTAATTATGCTGAGCAAGGAAAGAGGTATTACAAGCTCACTTTTCACAAAAAGCATAGAGAGTTGGTGACCAAGTCTTATTTGGACCATGTTATGAAGCAAGGGAAGGAAATAAGAACGAGGAATCGGCAGAGGAGGCTTTATACTAATTGCGCTAATTCTATTAAGATGTCGAGTGGTATGTGGAGTCACATACCGTTTGATCACAAGGCGAGTTTCGAAACCATGGGGTTGGATTATGCGAAGAAAAAGGAGATTGTTGAGGACTTGCTGGCCTTTAGTATGAACAAAGAGTTTTATGAGAGAGCTGGGAAGGCTTGGAAGAGAGGGTACTTGCTTTATGGCCCACCGGGGACAGGGAAGTCGACCATGATTGCAGCAATGGCGAATTTGCTTAACTATGATGTGTATGATCTGGAGCTGACTGCAGTGAAGGACAACACTGATCTTAGGAGGCTTTTGATTGAGACTACTAGTAAGTCTATAATTGTTATAGAGGATATTGATTGCTCTCTTGATCTTACTGGTCAGAGGAAGGAGAAGAAGGTAGAGAAATCTTGTTTGGTAGATGAGAAAGAGACAGAGAAAGAGAAGGAAAAGCCTAAAAGGGAAAAGAAGCCAAAAGAGGAAGGCAACAGTGGCAGAGTCACTCTCTCAGGGCTTCTTAATTTCATAGATGGGATTTGGTCTGCTTGTGGGACTGAGAGGTTGATTGTGTTTACTACAAATCATATAGAAAAGTTGGACCCTGCTTTGATAAGAAGGGGTCGAATGGACATGCATATTAAGCTTTCCTATTGCAGCTTTGAAGGGTTCAAAGTTCTTGCAAAGAACTATTTGAACCTTGAAAACCATCAAATGTTTGATAGAATTGAGAGTTTGATTGGAGAAACTAAGATGACTCCAGCTGATGTTTCTGAGAATCTCATGCCTAAATCGCCACATGATGATCCAGAGAAATATCTTTTAAACTTGATTAAGGCTCTTGAGGAAGCCAAGGAAGCAGCAGCTAAGAAGAAAGACAAGAAGTCAAAAGAGATTGAGCCAGCCAAGAAAGAGGAAGTTTTATCTCAAGATAGTTTGGACATTGAAAAAACAGAATGA